A part of Neodiprion pinetum isolate iyNeoPine1 chromosome 4, iyNeoPine1.2, whole genome shotgun sequence genomic DNA contains:
- the alpha-Spec gene encoding spectrin alpha chain isoform X1, which translates to MDQITPKEIKILENPADIQERRDQVLGRYANFKSEARLKRDKLEDSRRFQYFKRDADELEGWIYEKLQAASDESYKDPTNLQAKIQKHQAFEAEVAAHSNAIVLLDNTGSEMIAQHHFSSDVIRKRLEELHRLWELLLSRLADKGLKLQQALVLVQFLRHCDEVMFWIHDKEAFVTTDEFGHDLEHVEVLQRKFDEFQKDMASQEYRVTEVNELADKLLLDGHPERDTILRRKEELNESWQRLKQLAILRQEKLFGAHEIQRFNRDADETMAWIAEKDVVLSSDDFGRDLASVQTLQRKHEGIERDLAALEDKVATLGAEADRLAAIHQADHSQQIQSKHAEILQLWESLTAKAKERRSKLDESYYLHRFLTDYRDLVSWMNDMRAIISADELAKDVAGAEALLERHQEHKGEIDARKDSFDSTARAGQQLLDRKHYAADEVARKLESLAEDKKSLLDLWEKRRILYEQCMDLQLFYRDTEQADAWMAKQEAFLANEDLGDSLDSVEALIKKHDDFNKSLAAQDEKIKVLDDFARKLIEGDHYAAEDVFQRRQLLLERRGALLDKSAQRRQRLADAYTLQQFERDCDETKGWVNEKLKFATDDSYLDPTNLNGKVQKHQNFEQELNANNTRMEEILSTGQKLIDEEHYASDRIRARLDEITGLWDSLVQATDKKGSKLQEAAQQQQFNRTVEDVELWLSEVEGQLMSEDYGKDLTSVQNLQKKHALLEADVASHADRIEGIAQAAQQFVSSGHFDADNIKAKQDQLVGRYAALQRPMSIRKQRLLDSLQVQQLFRDIEDEEAWIREKEPVAASTNRGRDLIGVQNLQKKHQAVLAEVNNHEPRVAAVCQSGAKMRNDGHFAAEEISQRLAALDDHWGQLKEKARQRKTDLDDSLQAHQYFADANEAESWMKEKRPIVLNTDYGKDEDSSEALLKKHEALVSDLEAFASTIGALREQAAACRQQETPTIDIAGKECVVALYDYAEKSPREVSMKKGDTLTLLNSNNKDWWKVEVNDRQGFVPAAYVKRVEPEASLSASQQNLAREQSSIAARQAQIQAQYDDLLYLAHERQNKLNETAKAYVLVREAAELATWIKAKENHAQVQDVGEDLEQVEVMQKKFDDFQADLKANEVRLAEMNEIAVQLMSLGQTEAALKIQTQIQDLNEKWTSLQTLTAERASQLGSAHEVQRFHRDVDETKDWIREKDAALNNDDLGKDLRSVQALQRKHEGLERDLAALGDKIRQLDEIANRLMQSHPDTAEQTYAKQKEINEEWTQLTAKANSRKEKLLDSYDLQRFLSDYRDLMAWINSMMGLVASEELAGDVTGAEALLERHQSHRAEIDARYGILPEEHRTEIDARAGTFQAFELFGQQLLQSSHYASVEIQEKLEAMAEARQELEKAWIQRRMQLDQNLELQLFCRDCEQAENWMSAREAFLGSADAVDSGDNVEALIKKHEDFDKAINAHEEKIAALQTLADQLIAAEHYAAKPIDERRRQVLDRWKHLKDALIEKRSKLGESQTLQQFSRDADEMENWIAEKLQLATEENYKDPANIQSKHQKHQAFEAELAANADRIQSVLAMGTNLIDKHQCAGSEDAVQARLASIADQWEYLTQKTTEKSLKLKEANKQRTYIAAVKDLDFWLGEVESLLTSEDAGKDLASVQNLMKKHQLVEADIQAHEERIKDMNGQADSLIESGQFDAAGIQEKRQSINERYERIRNLAAHRQARLNEANTLHQFFRDIADEESWIKEKKLLVGSDDYGRDLTGVQNLKKKHKRLEAELGSHEPAIQAVQEAGEKLMDVSNLGVPEIEQRLKLLNQAWAELKQLAATRGQKLDESLTYQQFLAKVEEEEAWITEKQQLLSVEDYGDTMAAVQGLLKKHDAFETDFAAHGERCKDICDAGAALVDAGNHRADSISQRCSQLRNKLDQLSALAARRKARLNDNSAYLQFMWKADVVESWIADKETHVRSEEFGRDLSTVQTLLTKQETFDAGLHAFEHEGIQNIATLKDRLVDSAHEQTPSIQKRHADVIARWQKLLADSDARKQRLLRMQDQFRQIEELYLTFAKKASAFNSWFENAEEDLTDPVRCNSIEEIRALREAHAQFQASLSSAEADFQALAALDRQIKSFNVGPNPYTWFTMEALEDTWRNLQKIIKERDVELAKEAQRQEENDKLRKEFAKHANAFHQWLAETRTSMMEGSGSLEQQLEATKRKAQEVRARRQDLKKIEDLGAILEEHLILDNRYTEHSTVGLAQQWDQLDQLGMRMQHNLEQQIQARNQSGVSEDALKEFSMMFKHFDKDKSGRLNQQEFKSCLRALGYDLPMVEEGQPDPEFENILDIVDPNRDGYVSLQEYMAFMISKETENVQSSEEIENAFRAITAADRPYVTKEELYANLTKEMADYCVARMKSYIDPKTERPITGALDYIEFTRTLFQN; encoded by the exons ATGGATCAAATAACACCCAAGGAGATTAAGATCCTTGAAAATCCTGCCGACATACAGGAGCGCAGGGATCAGGTCCTTGGACGTTACGCTAATTTTAAATCCGAGGCTCGTTTGAAGCGGGACAAACTTGAGGACTCCCGTCGCTTTCAG tATTTTAAGCGAGATGCGGACGAACTTGAGGGATGGATTTACGAGAAGCTCCAGGCCGCTTCCGACGAGAGTTACAAAGACCCGACGAATCTTCAAGCTAAGATTCAGAAACATCAGGCGTTCGAAGCTGAGGTAGCCGCTCATTCAAACGCCATCGTATTGCTCGACAACACAGGCTCAGAGATGATAGCTCAGCATCATTTCTCCTCTGACGTTATTCGCAAGAGGCTTG AGGAACTGCATCGTCTTTGGGAGCTGCTCCTTTCTCGTTTGGCCGACAAGGGATTAAAACTTCAACAAGCTCTTGTTCTGGTGCAGTTTCTTCGTCATTGCGACGAGGTCATGTTCTGGATCCACGATAAGGAGGCTTTTGTCACTACAGACGAGTTTGGGCATGACTTAGAGCATGTCGAGGTTCTTCAGAGGAAATTTGACGAGTTTCAGAAAGATATGGCTAGCCAAGAGTACAGAGTAACAGAGGTTAATGAACTCGCTGACAAGCTTCTACTGGATGGGCATCCTGAGCGCGACACTATTCTCCGTAGAAAAGAAGAGCTAAATGAATCTTGGCAGAGGTTGAAGCAGCTCGCTATTCTCAGGCAGGAAAAATTGTTTGGCGCCCATGAGATACAGAGATTTAACCGAGATGCTGACGAAACTATGGCCTGGATTGCGGAGAAGGACGTCGTTCTGTCGTCTGATGATTTTGGCCGCGATTTGGCCAGCGTTCAGACACTTCAGCGCAAGCATGAGGGAATAGAACGTGATCTAGCTGCTCTGGAAGACAAGGTGGCCACTCTTGGTGCCGAAGCAGATCGCCTGGCTGCTATTCACCAGGCCGATCATTCCCAGCAGATCCAATCAAAGCATGCAGAAATATTGCAGCTTTGGGAAAGCTTGACAGCCAAGGCAAAGGAACGAAGATCCAAGTTGGACGAGTCCTACTACCTTCATCGATTCTTGACCGACTACAGGGATCTTGTTTCATGGATGAACGATATGCGAGCCATTATATCTGCAGACGAGCTTGCCAAAGACGTTGCAGGAGCAGAGGCGCTGCTGGAGCGACATCAAGAACACAAAGGAGAAATTGACGCACGGAAGGACAGTTTTGACTCGACAGCTCGTGCCGGTCAGCAACTTCTTGATAGGAAACATTATGCAGCAGATGAGGTAGCCAGGAAGTTGGAGTCTCTTGCTGAGGATAAGAAGTCCCTGTTAGATCTTTGGGAAAAACGTCGCATTCTGTACGAGCAATGCATGGACTTGCAGCTATTTTATCGGGACACAGAGCAGGCTGACGCCTGGATGGCAAAGCAGGAAGCATTCCTGGCTAACGAAGACCTTGGAGATTCCCTGGACAGTGTAGAAGCTCTAATCAAAAAACATGACGACTTTAACAAGTCCCTGGCTGCtcaagatgaaaaaatcaaagtgCTAGATGACTTTGCCCGTAAGCTTATCGAGGGTGATCATTACGCGGCTGAAGATGTATTCCAACGTCGGCAGCTCTTGCTCGAGCGGCGAGGTGCCCTTCTTGATAAATCTGCTCAAAGAAGACAGCGTTTGGCTGATGCTTACACGCTTCAACAGTTTGAGAGAGATTGCGACGAAACCAAGGGTTGGGTGAATGAAAAACTCAAATTCGCCACTGACGACAGCTACCTAGACCCAACAAATTTGAACGGCAAAGTACAGAAACATCAGAATTTCGAGCAGGAGTTGAATGCAAACAATACGCGCATGGAGGAAATTCTCAGCACAGGGCAAAAACTGATCGACGAAGAACATTATGCCAGTGATCGCATTCGTGCACGTCTTGACGAAATCACTGGTCTTTGGGACAGTCTTGTTCAGGCGACTGACAAAAAGGGATCTAAATTGCAAGAGGCTGCACAGCAGCAGCAATTCAATCGAACCGTTGAAGATGTTGAGCTGTGGCTGTCTGAAGTTGAGGGCCAGCTTATGTCCGAAGATTACGGCAAGGATTTAACAAGCGTGCAAAATCTCCAGAAGAAACACGCGCTGCTTGAAGCTGACGTTGCTTCCCATGCTGATCGTATTGAAGGCATTGCTCAAGCTGCGCAACAATTTGTTAGTTCAGGACATTTCGACGCGGATAATATTAAGGCAAAGCAAGATCAACTTGTGGGCCGATACGCAGCACTGCAAAGACCGATGAGCATTAGGAAACAGCGACTTCTTGACTCCCTTCAAGTGCAGCAGTTATTCCGAGACATTGAGGATGAGGAAGCGTGGATCAGGGAGAAAGAGCCTGTCGCAGCAAGCACTAACCGCGGTCGAGATCTCATTGGTGTGCaaaatttgcagaaaaaaCATCAGGCTGTCTTGGCGGAAGTAAATAATCACGAGCCAAGAGTAGCTGCTGTTTGCCAATCAGGAGCAAAAATGCGCAATGATGGGCATTTTGCAGCTGAAGAAATTAGCCAGAGGCTGGCAGCTCTCGACGATCACTGGGGGCAATTAAAAGAAAAGGCTCGTCAACGCAAAACGGATTTAGACGATTCCCTGCAAGCACATCAGTACTTTGCCGATGCAAACGAGGCGGAATCATGGATGAAAGAGAAACGTCCGATCGTTTTGAACACCGATTATGGAAAAGATGAAGACAGCTCAGAAGCTTTGCTCAAAAAGCATGAAGCCCTTGTCAGTGATTTGGAGGCTTTTGCTAGCACTATCGGCGCCTTGAGAGAGCAGGCGGCTGCATGCCGACAGCAAGAGACACCGACTATAGACATAGCCGGCAAAGAATGCGTAGTCGCTCTTTACGATTATGCAGAAAAATCACCAAGGGAAGTCTCTATGAAGAAAGGCGATACTCTAACGCTTCTCAATTCGAACAATAAAGATTGGTGGAAAGTCGAGGTGAATGACAGGCAAGGCTTTGTCCCGGCTGCTTACGTCAAACGGGTCGAGCCAGAGGCCAGTCTGAGTGCCTCTCAGCAAAATCTTGCCAGAGAACAGAGTTCAATTGCGGCTAGGCAGGCTCAAATTCAAGCTCAGTATGACGACTTATTGTACTTGGCTCACGAGCGTCAGAATAAACTGAACGAAACTGCCAAAGCGTACGTGCTTGTCAGAGAAGCAGCGGAATTAGCCACTTGGATCAAAGCGAAGGAAAACCATGCCCAGGTTCAAGATGTTGGTGAAGACTTGGAGCAAGTTGAAGTAATGCAAAAGAAGTTCGACGACTTCCAAGCAGATCTGAAGGCAAACGAAGTCCGATTGGctgaaatgaatgaaatcgCCGTTCAACTGATGAGTCTTGGGCAAACCGAAGCTGCTCTCAAAATTCAGACTCAAATACAAGATTTGAACGAAAAGTGGACCAGCCTTCAAACCCTGACTGCGGAGAGAGCCAGTCAGTTGGGCTCTGCTCACGAAGTTCAACGATTCCACCGTGATGTTGACGAAACGAAAGATTGGATTCGTGAGAAGGATGCTGCTTTGAACAACGACGACCTTGGGAAGGATCTTCGCAGCGTTCAAGCTCTCCAACGAAAACACGAGGGTCTTGAACGAGACCTAGCTGCTCTTGGTGATAAAATAAGGCAGCTTGACGAAATAGCCAATCGATTGATGCAATCGCATCCTGATACCGCGGAACAAACTTACGCCAAACAGAAAGAGATCAACGAGGAATGGACACAGCTGACAGCAAAAGCCAATAGCAGGAAGGAGAAACTATTGGACTCTTATGATTTGCAGAGATTCTTAAGTGACTATCGAGATTTGATGGCTTGGATAAACTCCATGATGGGACTAGTGGCATCTGAGGAACTCGCCGGTGACGTGACAGGAGCCGAAGCACTGCTGGAACGTCATCAG AGCCACAGGGCAGAGATAGATGCGCGTTACGGCATCCTTCCAGAG gaaCATCGCACTGAAATCGACGCTCGTGCTGGTACCTTCCAAGCGTTTGAACTCTTTGGGCAGCAACTATTGCAGTCGAGTCACTATGCTAGTGTGGAAATTCAGGAAAAACTGGAAGCAATGGCAGAAGCTCGTCAAGAACTTGAGAAAGCGTGGATCCAGCGCCGCATGCAGCTTGATCAAAATTTGGAGCTCCAACTTTTCTGCCGAGATTGTGAGCAAGCTGAAAATTGGATGAGCGCCAGGGAGGCCTTCTTAGGTAGCGCGGATGCTGTAGACAGCGGTGATAACGTTGAAGCGCTGATTAAAAAACATGAAGACTTTGACAAGGCTATCAATGCtcacgaagaaaaaatcgcgGCCTTGCAAACACTTGCCGATCAATTAATAGCTGCGGAGCATTATGCCGCTAAGCCAATTGACGAAAGACGTCGCCAGGTTTTGGATCGCTGGAAGCATTTGAAAGACGCGCTTATTGAAAAAAGATCTAAATTGGGTGAATCTCAGACCTTGCAACAATTCTCCAGGGATGCCGACGAGATGGAAAATTGGATCGCTGAAAAGCTTCAACTTGCTACTGAGGAGAATTACAAAGATCCTGCTAATATTCAATCCAAACACCAAAAGCATCAAGCGTTTGAAGCTGAGCTTGCCGCCAATGCCGACAGAATTCAATCCGTTTTGGCCATGGGCACTAACCTGATAGACAAACATCAGTGCGCCGGTTCTGAAGATGCTGTACAGGCTAGACTTGCTTCGATAGCAGATCAGTGGGAGTATCTGACCCAAAAGACGACTGAGAAGTCTTTGAAACTAAAAGAGGCCAATAAACAGAGGACGTACATTGCCGCAGTGAAAGATCTAGACTTCTGGCTTGGAGAAGTTGAAAGTTTACTGACCTCCGAAGATGCTGGCAAAGATCTAGCATCCGTGCAAAATCTTATGAAGAAACATCAGTTGGTAGAAGCAGATATTCAAGCTCACGAAGAGAGAATAAAGGACATGAACGGTCAGGCCGATTCCTTGATTGAGAGCGGACAGTTTGACGCTGCTGGTATTCAGGAGAAACGTCAGAGCATAAATGAACGCTACGAGCGTATAAGAAATCTAGCCGCACACAGGCAAGCCAGACTCAACGAAGCCAACACTCTGCATCAATTCTTCCGCGACATTGCTGACGAAGAATCATGgattaaagaaaagaaattactcGTTGGTTCGGATGATTATGGTCGTGACTTGACTGGCGTGCAAAATCTAAAGAAAAAGCACAAGCGTCTGGAAGCAGAACTTGGCAGCCACGAACCAGCTATTCAGGCTGTTCAAGAAGCTGGAGAAAAGCTGATGGACGTGTCAAACTTGGGAGTTCCTGAAATAGAGCAGCGTCTGAAACTTCTCAATCAAGCTTGGGCAGAGTTGAAGCAATTGGCTGCGACCAGGGGTCAAAAGCTTGACGAGTCACTCACCTATCAACAATTCCTTGCCAAGGTCGAGGAAGAGGAGGCTTGGATTACGGAGAAACAACAGCTCCTCTCTGTGGAAGATTATGGCGACACAATGGCTGCTGTTCAGGGATTGCTGAAGAAACATGACGCATTCGAGACCGATTTTGCAGCACACGGAGAACGCTGCAAAGATATTTGTGACGCAGGAGCAGCACTGGTCGACGCTGGTAATCACCGAGCCGATTCAATCAGCCAGAGGTGCTCTCAGCTCCGCAACAAACTTGATCAGCTGTCGGCCCTGGCAGCCAGACGAAAGGCGCGATTGAATGATAATTCTGCATACCTACAATTTATGTGGAAGGCTGATGTTGTAGAATCATGGATCGCAGACAAGGAAACACACGTGCGTTCCGAGGAGTTTGGTAGGGATTTATCAACTGTACAAACTTTGCTAACCAAACAGGAAACCTTTGATGCAGGGCTGCACGCCTTTGAACATGAGGGAATCCAGAATATAGCTACCCTCAAGGATAGGCTTGTGGACTCCGCCCATGAACAAACACCGAGCATTCAAAAACGTCACGCCGATGTCATCGCCAGGTGGCAAAAACTTCTTGCTGATTCAGACGCCAGGAAACAACGCCTTCTGCGCATGCAGGATCAATTCCGTCAGATAGAAGAGCTCTATCTCACGTTCGCCAAGAAGGCATCAGCCTTCAATTCCTGGTTCGAAAATGCTGAGGAAGATCTCACTGATCCTGTACGTTGCAACagcattgaagaaattcgcgCCCTTCGTGAGGCTCATGCACAATTTCAAGCTAGCCTTTCGTCTGCCGAAGCTGACTTCCAGGCTTTAGCTGCTCTTGACAGGCAAATAAAGAGTTTCAACGTTGGTCCAAATCCCTACACCTGGTTCACTATGGAAGCCCTTGAAGATACATGGCGCAACTTAcagaaaataatcaaagaGCGCGATGTTGAACTGGCCAAGGAAGCCCAACGTCAGGAAGAAAACGACAAGCTCAGAAAAGAGTTTGCAAAGCATGCCAATGCTTTCCATCAGTGGTTAGCTGAGACCAg AACATCGATGATGGAGGGCTCAGGATCACTGGAGCAACAGCTGGAAGCCACCAAG CGCAAGGCTCAAGAAGTGAGGGCCCGAAGACAAGACCTGAAAAAGATAGAAGACCTTGGTGCAATATTAGAGGAACATCTGATTCTTGATAACCGATACACAGAACACAGTACTGTAGGCCTTGCACAGCAATGGGATCAGTTGGATCAATTGGGAATGCGTATGCAGCACAATTTGGAGCAACAGATTCAAGCCCGCAATCAATCGGGAGTATCCGAGGATGCTCTTAAGGAATTCTCAATGATGTTCAAACACTTTGATAAAGATAAAAGTGGACGGCTCAATCAGCAAGAGTTTAAGTCCTGTCTCAGAGCTCTCGGCTACGATTTACCTATGGTCGAAGAAGGTCAACCAGAtcctgaatttgaaaatattctcg aCATCGTCGACCCAAACAGGGATGGTTATGTATCCTTGCAGGAATACATGGCGTTCATGATCAGCAAGGAAACAGAAAACGTTCAAAGCTCAGAAGAGATAGAGAACGCTTTCAGAGCTATCACCGCAGCTGATCGGCCATACGTTACAAAAGAGGAACTTTATGCG aaCCTCACAAAAGAAATGGCAGATTACTGTGTCGCCCGTATGAAATCTTATATCGATCCAAAGACGGAGCGGCCAATTACGGGGGCTCTTGATTATATCGAATTCACGCGTACTCTTTTCCAGAATTAA